The proteins below are encoded in one region of Mycobacterium pseudokansasii:
- a CDS encoding zinc-binding dehydrogenase, with product MTYRIAKLRDRHPDWFRDDLLELIRLLREGSIHPVVAQRIPLADARRAHELLETAAAQGKLVLIP from the coding sequence ATGACCTACCGGATCGCCAAGCTGCGCGACCGACATCCCGACTGGTTCCGTGACGATCTGCTCGAGCTAATCCGGCTGCTGCGCGAAGGCAGTATTCATCCGGTCGTCGCACAACGCATACCGTTGGCCGACGCGCGTCGCGCACATGAGTTGCTCGAAACCGCCGCCGCCCAGGGCAAGCTTGTCTTGATCCCTTGA
- a CDS encoding zinc-binding dehydrogenase, producing MGRRRPRTARVERLGGVAIDYTRKDFLRCVRELPGGGVDVALDGIGGSLSFRSLRALRRGGRLVLFGHYSTVARGRRTWRGSARFYAWAGAAALGGLVSPSLGGT from the coding sequence ATGGGACGGCGTCGACCGCGGACTGCGCGTGTCGAGCGACTCGGCGGTGTGGCGATCGACTACACCCGCAAGGATTTTCTCCGATGCGTGCGCGAGCTGCCCGGCGGCGGGGTCGACGTCGCGCTCGATGGAATCGGCGGATCGCTGTCGTTTCGTTCTCTTCGCGCATTGCGGCGCGGCGGTCGGCTGGTGCTCTTCGGCCACTACTCGACCGTTGCCCGCGGACGCCGCACTTGGCGCGGTTCGGCTCGGTTCTACGCCTGGGCGGGCGCTGCCGCGCTTGGCGGGCTTGTCTCGCCTAGTCTGGGCGGCACGTAA
- a CDS encoding zinc-binding dehydrogenase, which produces MKAAVIEAPGSPLRVEELELAGPGPGEVAVRMRATAMCRSDLHVAQTGEGLRFPAVLGHEGAGVVDCVGEGVGIAVGTPVVLSWTPRCGRCPRCLEGRPQLCQRLSTSPPGGHLSRADTVMGAYMGLGCLAEAVVVPEACAVPVPTGADLERLCLLGCGVTTGFGAAVHAGAVKTGDTVAVFGCGAVGLSAIQGARIAGARRIFAADPIAARRALAAELGATDLIDTVDRIVDCTAGGVDVAIEATGAPEAMERLLDVVHPGGTAVVVGLPGFAATITVSPFHFLMEKTLTGSIYGSADPWRDFAILVDLYAQGRLRLDKLTGGRFDLAGANDALTELADHRSPRPIVTFSAEGS; this is translated from the coding sequence GTGAAGGCCGCGGTGATCGAGGCGCCCGGCTCGCCGCTGCGCGTCGAGGAGCTCGAGCTCGCCGGGCCCGGTCCCGGCGAGGTGGCGGTACGGATGCGCGCCACCGCCATGTGCCGCAGCGATCTGCACGTTGCGCAGACCGGCGAGGGTCTGCGCTTCCCGGCGGTGCTCGGCCATGAGGGCGCCGGCGTGGTCGACTGCGTCGGGGAGGGCGTCGGCATCGCGGTCGGCACGCCCGTCGTCTTGTCGTGGACGCCGCGCTGTGGTCGCTGCCCGCGCTGCCTGGAGGGCCGTCCCCAGCTCTGCCAGCGGCTTTCCACCAGCCCGCCGGGCGGCCACCTGTCTCGGGCCGACACGGTCATGGGCGCCTACATGGGTCTGGGCTGCCTGGCCGAGGCGGTCGTGGTGCCCGAGGCGTGCGCCGTGCCGGTGCCGACCGGCGCCGACCTGGAACGGCTGTGTCTGCTCGGCTGCGGCGTCACCACCGGGTTTGGCGCCGCGGTGCACGCGGGAGCCGTGAAAACCGGTGACACCGTGGCGGTGTTCGGTTGCGGTGCTGTCGGCCTGTCGGCCATCCAAGGCGCTCGCATCGCCGGCGCCAGACGCATTTTCGCGGCCGACCCGATAGCCGCTCGCCGCGCGCTGGCCGCCGAGCTCGGCGCCACGGATCTGATCGACACTGTCGATCGGATCGTCGACTGCACGGCCGGCGGCGTCGACGTCGCGATCGAAGCGACCGGCGCACCGGAAGCGATGGAACGGCTGCTCGACGTCGTCCACCCCGGCGGTACCGCCGTCGTTGTCGGTCTGCCCGGCTTCGCGGCGACCATCACCGTGTCGCCGTTCCACTTCCTGATGGAAAAGACGCTCACCGGCTCGATCTACGGCTCCGCCGACCCCTGGCGCGATTTCGCTATCCTCGTCGACCTCTACGCCCAGGGGCGGCTGCGCCTCGACAAGCTCACGGGCGGGCGGTTCGATCTCGCCGGCGCCAACGACGCCCTGACCGAACTTGCCGACCACCGCTCTCCCCGCCCGATCGTCACCTTCTCCGCCGAAGGGAGCTGA
- a CDS encoding acyl-CoA dehydrogenase family protein gives MSDLGAEQEAFRVEVARFAATEIAPHAGRWDIEDRYPTELFARLARLGWLGVGFAEEDGGCGGGPVERCILIEELARASAGVALGIYVHTALAAAALADVAAPALRGRFLPGLLAGQTTAAWAYAEPDAGADVTRVRLAARRDGGDYLLDGSKLYITNGTFADVILVVARTGDEPGRLRGLSVLVVDGDTPGLTRRPMAKVGMHPAELAELHFDGCPVPADRLVGDEDDGLRQCLPVLSRGRVYGGALALGLAGAALDAAITHVARREQFGAPLAALQGVRFTLADMAARLRAARALVYGAATTLAAAREAGTDASIAKLVASEAATWIAERAMHLHGAHGFMLDSAVQRYYRDCKVLEYGEGANEVQRELIAKALTGGFRP, from the coding sequence GTGAGTGACCTCGGCGCCGAACAGGAGGCGTTCCGCGTCGAGGTCGCCCGGTTCGCCGCCACCGAGATCGCGCCGCATGCCGGTCGGTGGGATATCGAAGACCGTTACCCCACCGAGCTTTTCGCGCGGCTTGCCCGGCTGGGCTGGCTGGGCGTCGGGTTCGCCGAGGAGGACGGCGGCTGTGGTGGCGGCCCGGTCGAGCGCTGCATCCTGATCGAGGAGCTGGCCCGCGCCTCGGCCGGGGTCGCGCTGGGCATCTATGTGCACACCGCGCTGGCCGCGGCCGCCCTCGCCGACGTCGCCGCGCCCGCGCTGCGCGGGCGGTTCCTGCCTGGGCTGCTGGCCGGGCAGACCACCGCGGCGTGGGCCTACGCCGAGCCCGACGCCGGTGCAGACGTCACCCGGGTGCGCCTGGCGGCGCGCCGTGACGGTGGTGACTACCTGCTCGACGGGTCGAAGCTCTACATCACCAACGGCACGTTCGCCGACGTCATCCTCGTCGTCGCCCGCACCGGTGACGAACCGGGCCGGCTACGGGGCCTGTCGGTGCTCGTCGTCGACGGCGACACGCCGGGGCTGACCCGCCGGCCGATGGCCAAGGTCGGCATGCACCCCGCGGAGCTGGCCGAGCTGCATTTCGACGGTTGCCCGGTGCCCGCCGACCGGCTCGTCGGCGACGAAGACGACGGGTTGCGCCAATGCCTGCCGGTACTGTCCCGCGGCCGCGTCTACGGCGGGGCGCTGGCCCTGGGGCTTGCCGGCGCCGCACTGGACGCGGCAATCACCCACGTGGCGCGCCGCGAGCAGTTCGGCGCGCCACTGGCCGCGCTGCAGGGCGTGCGGTTCACGCTCGCCGACATGGCAGCCCGGCTGCGCGCCGCCCGCGCCCTGGTCTACGGCGCGGCGACCACGCTGGCGGCCGCCCGCGAGGCCGGTACCGACGCCTCGATCGCCAAGCTGGTGGCCTCCGAGGCGGCCACCTGGATCGCCGAGCGGGCCATGCATCTGCACGGCGCCCACGGCTTCATGCTCGACAGCGCAGTGCAGCGCTATTACCGGGACTGCAAGGTCCTCGAATACGGTGAGGGCGCCAACGAGGTGCAGCGCGAGCTGATCGCCAAGGCGCTCACCGGCGGGTTTCGCCCATGA
- a CDS encoding enoyl-CoA hydratase/isomerase family protein yields MTTEVEFDVTGAVATVTLNRPDRLNTLSIPMVDRLVDVLAEAAASSARVVVLAGAGRTFCAGADQAEMFERDAQEWERVVRRYLDPVRAIVAMDKPVIAALHGDTVGGGLGLAMACDLRIAADGIRLGSPFTPIGLAGCDMSAGWFLPRLVGLGAASELMLTGRLVTAEEALQLGLVHRVVPRDDFADEVRRWSEQLAAGAPVAHAWTKRAIHRSLGVDMDGEFEFEIFAQVQCLQTADHREGVAAFQQRRRPEFTGE; encoded by the coding sequence ATGACTACCGAGGTCGAGTTCGACGTCACCGGTGCGGTGGCCACCGTGACACTCAACCGTCCCGACCGGCTCAACACTCTTTCCATCCCGATGGTCGACCGGCTGGTCGACGTCCTCGCCGAGGCCGCGGCATCGTCGGCGCGAGTCGTGGTGCTGGCCGGGGCCGGTCGGACGTTCTGCGCGGGGGCCGACCAGGCCGAGATGTTCGAGCGGGACGCCCAGGAGTGGGAACGGGTCGTGCGGCGCTACCTCGACCCGGTCCGCGCGATCGTCGCGATGGACAAACCCGTCATCGCCGCGCTGCACGGCGACACCGTCGGTGGCGGCCTAGGCCTGGCGATGGCATGCGATCTGCGGATAGCGGCCGACGGTATCCGCCTCGGCTCGCCGTTCACACCGATCGGGCTGGCCGGCTGCGACATGTCGGCGGGATGGTTCCTGCCGCGCCTGGTGGGCCTGGGCGCGGCCAGTGAGCTGATGCTCACGGGTCGGTTGGTGACGGCCGAGGAGGCCCTGCAACTCGGCTTGGTTCACCGGGTTGTGCCGCGAGATGACTTCGCCGACGAGGTGCGGCGGTGGAGCGAGCAGCTGGCCGCGGGTGCGCCGGTGGCGCACGCGTGGACCAAGCGGGCAATCCACCGCTCGCTGGGCGTCGACATGGACGGCGAGTTCGAATTCGAGATCTTCGCCCAGGTGCAATGCCTGCAGACCGCCGACCACCGCGAGGGTGTGGCCGCCTTTCAACAGCGCCGCCGCCCGGAGTTCACCGGTGAGTGA